The Solanum stenotomum isolate F172 unplaced genomic scaffold, ASM1918654v1 scaffold11165, whole genome shotgun sequence genome includes a region encoding these proteins:
- the LOC125849873 gene encoding protein BRASSINAZOLE-RESISTANT 1-like encodes MVEDKKTSGVRGCIKTSRGPWLVHRTAKDGSVVTRFRYPSDRERQKNKQREKNRRRVAHKIFAGLRAHGNYKLPKHADTNDLLIALCKEAGWHVEEDGTINGKDPMKDLPRLIDVDSAQVSMEDQTKDEDYCKCEDQIKDGEYYCKCEVEMNKVESEKGRPEGSLTSSAEVFDVNLTLSLSS; translated from the exons ATGGTGGAAGATAAGAAAACTAGTGGTGTTAGAGGATGCATAAAAACTAGCAGAGGGCCGTGGTTGGTTCACAGAACCGCCAAAGATGGCAGTGTTGTGACTAGGTTCCGTTATCCATCTGACAGAGAGCGACAGAAAAATAAGCAAAGGGAGAAAAATCGCCGAAGAGTAGCTCACAAAATCTTTGCTGGACTACGAGCTCATGGAAACTACAAACTTCCAAAGCATGCTGACACCAATGATCTTCTCATTGCTCTATGTAAGGAAGCTGGATGGCACGTTGAAGAAGATGGCACCATTAACGGGAAG GATCCAATGAAAGACCTGCCAAGATTGATTGATGTAGACTCTGCTCAAGTTTCTATGGAAGATCAAACCAAAGATGAAGACTACTGTAAATGTGAAGATCAAATCAAAGATGGAGAGTATTATTGTAAGTGTGAGGTTGAGATGAACAAGGTGGAATCCGAGAAAGGTAGGCCAGAAGGTTCACTGACGTCATCTGCTGAAGTGTTTGACGTCAATTTGACTCTATCACTCTCTTCTTAA